One window from the genome of Hydractinia symbiolongicarpus strain clone_291-10 chromosome 1, HSymV2.1, whole genome shotgun sequence encodes:
- the LOC130637264 gene encoding ubiquinone biosynthesis O-methyltransferase-like has protein sequence MENSTNGHVVSEEDKKFIFDYLNKLYSANTETISEVYSGFASVYDKANAILKYEPFKGLAKDLAVFFEHKNLENKKILDVGCGSGNLGKSLVKEGFKDIDGLDMSDKFLEMAEETKCYGKLFKVLFTSNPTPGIKDNSYDVAISAGCYLACHLPMDTIFELARIVKPGGYIHYTVSDPNDKMDFMYWQGKLMKEKKAELIYMKKEPYRLEPTKNFEEVHCYYVMFKVL, from the exons ATGGAAAATAGCACAAATGGACACGTTGTCAGTGAGGAGgacaaaaaattcatttttgattacTTGAATAAACTATATTCCGCGAATACAGAAACTATATCTGAAGTTTACAGCGGTTTTGCTTCTGTGTATGATAAAGCCAACGCTATTCTGAAGTACGAGCCCTTCAAAGGGCTTGCAAAAGACTTGGCTGTATTCTTCGAGCACAAAAATTTAGAGAACAAGAAGATTTTGGATGTGGGATGTGGCAGTGGAAATCTTGGAAAGTCTCTTGTTAAAGAAGGATTTAAAGATATTGATGGATTAGACATGTCAGACAAATTCCTAGAGATGGCCGAAGAAACAAAATGTTATGGCAAATTGTTTAAAG TGTTATTTACCTCCAATCCCACCCCTGGTATTAAAGACAACTCATATGATGTGGCTATTTCCGCCGGATGTTACCTCGCTTGTCACCTTCCAATGGATACCATATTTGAGCTTGCACGTATAGTGAAGCCCGGAGGTTACATACATTATACAGTTTCTGATCCAAacgacaaaatggattttatgtaTTGGCAAGGTAAGTTGATGAAGGAAAAGAAGGCAGAGTTAATCTACATGAAGAAGGAGCCGTATAGATTGGAACCAACGAAAAACTTTGAAGAAGTCCATTGCTACTACGTCATGTTTAAAGTATTATAA